In Thiomonas arsenitoxydans, the genomic stretch ATCACGTCGTCCGCTCCAGCCTCCAGCGCCACTTCCATCACCTTGTCTTCCGAGGTGCCGGGCGCGAACACGAGCTGGCCGCAATGCCTGAACTGGAAGGCCACCGAGCCCTCGGTGCCCAGATTACCGCCGTTCTTGGACAGCGCATGGCGCACTTCGGCCACGGTGCGCACGCGGTTGTCGGTCAGGCAGTCGATGATGATCGCCGCACCGCCCACGCCATAGCCTTCGTAGCGAATTTCTTCGTAATGCACGCCTTCGAGCGCGCCGGTGGCCTTGTCGATGTTTTTCTTCACCGTATCGGCGGGCATATTCGCCGCCTTGGCCTTGTCGACCGCCAGGCGCAGTCGGGGATTGGCGTTGGGGTCGCCGCCGCCCAGACGGGCTGCGGCCGAGATTTCACGAATGATCTTGGTCCAGACCTTGCCGCGTTTTTCGTCCTGACGGCCTTTGCGGTGCTGGATATTGGCCCATTTGGAATGTCCGGCCATGGTGGTGCGATGCTCCTGAGGATGCCCTGCGGCAGGGTGACAGCGTGCAGCGAGGGCGTTGATAGACTGCGAATTCTACTTTCGCGCCGTGCGCCCGATTCCTGCCCGCCCCCCTTCACACCCAGGCTAC encodes the following:
- a CDS encoding YebC/PmpR family DNA-binding transcriptional regulator; the encoded protein is MAGHSKWANIQHRKGRQDEKRGKVWTKIIREISAAARLGGGDPNANPRLRLAVDKAKAANMPADTVKKNIDKATGALEGVHYEEIRYEGYGVGGAAIIIDCLTDNRVRTVAEVRHALSKNGGNLGTEGSVAFQFRHCGQLVFAPGTSEDKVMEVALEAGADDVITDDDGAIEVLTPPAQFEAVRAALEAAALQPELAVITMRADNTVELAGDDAEKMQKLIDALEDLDDVQEVYHNAAFA